From Dendropsophus ebraccatus isolate aDenEbr1 chromosome 2, aDenEbr1.pat, whole genome shotgun sequence, a single genomic window includes:
- the LOC138784775 gene encoding protein QNR-71-like has product MLAAVVEGLVVLCLVSGIQAGKRFQDVMEFGRNFGHNNHIDGWSPDSNSWNEKLYPAWKSGDARWENCWKGGKVVALLTSDSPALIGSNVTFTVTLQFPRCQKENEDGDIVYERGCGNVSSSFPDQYVYNWTKWTEICDEGNCSFANNFPDGRPFPHHSSWRRNNFIYIFSTQGQYYQQIGGSSAVVSINTTNITAGTQMIEVTVFRRGYDEHYPVAKANSIYVVTDEIPFYVNLSQKNDKNSSDNIFIKDSPIQFDIRLHDPSNYLNKSTLTFDWDYGDGSGLIVSNNPISSHTYTLLGNFSANLIIKAAIPGPCKPVTPTPIPTTNLPTTPSNSTGNSLEQPLIEIETFPLATEMPNVGTGHTTAAPGCFIYRYGYYSSKLMVVDGIIAVNIVEMTNVQLSTSQTANSVIDFVVTCQGSLPTDACTIVSDASCMIPQNIVCDTVPPSDQCLLTLRRTFQPGSYCVNITLSDEASLALASTLVSIDGGSKSQGMLPAVFIPLVLIAIVAVVTGIALYKKYKEYKPVVNASAGRSGQGIAVYFSQIKAVLFKSNNEHYPLLKKATII; this is encoded by the exons ATGCTGGCTGCAGTAGTGGAGGGGCTGGTGGTGCTCTGCCTGGTCTCAGGCATTCAGGCAGGAAAAC GGTTTCAGGATGTCATGGAGTTTGGAAGAAATTTTGGTCACAATAACCATATAGATGGCTGGTCTCCTGATAGCAACTCGTGGAATGAGAAACTCTACCCTGCCTGGAAGTCTGGTGATGCTAGATGGGAAAACTGCTGGAAAG GTggcaaagtggtggcattgctgacCAGTGACAGCCCTGCGCTGATAGGGTCAAATGTCACATTTACTGTGACCCTGCAGTTTCCCAGATGCCAGAAAGAAAATGAGGATGGAGACATAGTTTATGAAAGAGGGTGTGGAAATG TCTCCTCCAGCTTCCCAGACCAATATGTCTATAACTGGACCAAGTGGACAGAGATCTGTGATGAAGGAAACTGCAGCTTTGCCAACAACTTTCCAGATGGAAGACCATTCCCACATCACTCCAGCTGGAGACGAAACAACTTTATTTACATCTTCTCCAcccaag GCCAGTATTACCAACAGATTGGCGGATCTTCTGCTGTTGTGTCCATAAATACTACAAACATCACAGCCGGCACACAAATGATTGAGGTCACTGTATTCCGAAGAGGATATGATGAACATTACCCGGTTGCTAAAGCAAACAGCATTTATGTTGTAACTG ATGAAATTCCATTTTATGTGAACCTTTCCCAGAAAAATGACAAGAATTCATCCGACAACATCTTTATTAAGGATTCACCAATTCAATTTGACATCAGACTCCATGATCCAAGCAACTACCTCAATAAGTCTACATTGACATTTGACTGGGACTATGGTGATGGAAGTGGGTTAATTGTTTCCAATAACCCCATCTCTAGTCATACATATACCCTGCTTGGAAATTTCAGTGCTAACTTGATCATCAAAGCTGCCATTCCTGGTCCATGTAAACCTGTGACGCCTACTCCAATCCCTACAACAAATCTACCAACTACCCCCAGTAATTCTACTG GTAACTCCCTAGAACAACCACTGATTGAGATTGAAACCTTTCCATTGGCAACTGAAATGCCAAATGTTGGCACCGGTCATACCACTGCTGCTCCTGGCTGCTTCATATACAGATATGGGTATTACAGCTCAAAGCTTATGGTTGTAG ATGGGATCATTGCAGTTAATATTGTGGAAATGACAAATGTTCAACTATCTACATCTCAGACTGCAAACTCTGTCATTGACTTTGTGGTGACTTGCCAGGGAAG CCTGCCTACAGATGCCTGCACCATAGTGTCAGATGCTAGCTGTATGATTCCCCAGAACATTGTCTGTGATACAGTTCCTCCTTCTGACCAGTGCTTACTGACCCTAAGAAGAACATTTCAACCAGGTTCTTACTGCGTCAATATTACACTGAGTGACGAGGCAAGTTTGGCTCTAGCTAGTACGCTGGTGTCTATAGACGGTG GCTCTAAATCGCAAGGGATGCTTCCTGCAGTATTTATTCCTCTAGTTTTGATTGCCATTGTTGCTGTGGTGACTGGCATCGCCTTGTACAA GAAATACAAAGAATATAAACCTGTTGTAAATGCTTCAGCTGGAAGGAGCGGTCAAGGAATCGCTGTGTACTTCAGTCAGATCAAGGCTGTGCTCTTCAAAAGCAACAATGAACACTATCCTCTCCTGAAAAAGGCTACGATAATATAA
- the LOC138784776 gene encoding protein QNR-71-like, translating to MLAAVVEGLVVLCLVSGIQAGKRFQDVMESGRKSASRGHNNHIDGWSPNSNSWDEKLYPAWKSGDARWENCWRGGKVKALLTSDSPALIGSNVTFVVTLQFPRCQKENEDGDIVYERGCGNVSSSFPDQYVYNWTKWINFCNEGNCSFASNFPDGKPFPHHPHHHPHWRRDNFIYIFSTQGQYYQMTGRSSAVLSINTTNIPDGIQGIEVTVFRKGHWKHQPVAKASGVYVVTAKIPFYVNISQKNDKNSSDHIFIKDSPIKFDIQIHDPSKYLSKSKLTFDWDYGDGNGSSVSNNPVSTYTYNLLGSHTAMLSIKAAIPGPCKPITSTPIPTTHLQTTTSASTVSNSTGNFTEPPFTTETFPLTTEEPNVTTVHTTVHTTVHTTNPQTTATPGCFIYRYGYYTANITIVDGVLAVDVVETKSIQLSTSQTENSVIDFVVTCQGSLPTDACTIVSDASCMIPQNIVCDAVPPSDQCLLTLRRTFEPGSYCVNITLSDDASLALASTLVSIDGGSNPQRSLATVLVPLALAAIAAVVIGITLYKKHKEYKPIDNASDGSSSQGVAVYFSQIKDVIFKRNNEHDPLLKKAAII from the exons ATGCTGGCTGCAGTAGTGGAGGGGCTGGTGGTGCTCTGCCTGGTCTCAGGCATTCAGGCAGGAAAAC GGTTCCAGGATGTCATGGAGTCTGGAAGGAAATCTGCCTCTAGAGGTCACAATAACCATATAGATGGCTGGTCTCCTAATAGCAACTCATGGGATGAGAAACTCTACCCTGCCTGGAAGTCTGGTGATGCTAGATGGGAAAACTGCTGGCGAG GTGGTAAAGTAAAGGCATTGCTGACCAGTGACAGCCCTGCGCTGATAGGGTCAAATGTCACTTTTGTTGTGACCCTGCAGTTTCCCAGGTGCCAGAAAGAAAATGAGGATGGAGACATAGTTTATGAAAGAGGCTGTGGAAATG TCTCCTCCAGCTTCCCAGACCAATATGTCTATAACTGGACCAAGTGGATAAATTTCTGCAATGAAGGAAACTGCAGCTTTGCCAGCAACTTTCCAGATGGAAAACCATTCCCAcatcacccccaccaccacccccactgGAGACGAGACAACTTCATTTACATCTTCTCCACTCAAG GCCAGTATTACCAAATGACTGGGAGGTCTTCTGCTGTGTTGTCCATAAATACTACAAACATCCCAGATGGCATACAAGGGATTGAGGTCACTGTATTCCGAAAAGGACACTGGAAACATCAACCAGTTGCTAAAGCAAGCGGTGTTTATGTTGTAACTG caAAAATTCCATTTTATGTGAACATTTCCCAGAAGAATGACAAGAATTCCTCAGACCATATCTTTATCAAGGATTCGCCAATTAAATTTGACATCCAAATCCACGATCCAAGCAAATACCTCAGTAAATCTAAATTGACATTTGACTGGGACTATGGTGATGGGAATGGATCGTCTGTTTCCAATAATCCAGTTTCTACTTATACATATAACTTGCTTGGAAGCCATACTGCAATGTTGTCTATCAAAGCTGCCATTCCTGGTCCATGTAAACCTATAACATCCACTCCAATCCCTACAACGCACTTACAGACTACTACCAGTGCTTCCACAGTCAGCAATTCAACTG GTAACTTCACAGAACCACCATTTACAACTGAAACTTTTCCATTGACAACTGAAGAGCCAAACGTTACCACTGTGCATACCACCGTCCATACCACAGTCCACACCACCAATCCACAGACAACTGCAACTCCTGGCTGCTTCATATACAGATATGGGTATTATACTGCAAACATTACAATTGTAG ATGGGGTCCTTGCAGTTGATGTTGTGGAAACTAAAAGCATTCAACTATCTACATCTCAGACTGAGAACTCTGTAATTGACTTTGTGGTGACTTGCCAGGGAAG CCTGCCTACAGATGCCTGCACCATAGTGTCAGATGCTAGCTGTATGATTCCCCAGAACATTGTCTGTGATGCAGTTCCTCCTTCTGACCAGTGCTTACTGACCCTAAGAAGAACATTTGAGCCAGGATCTTATTGCGTCAATATTACACTGAGTGACGATGCAAGTTTGGCTCTAGCTAGTACGCTGGTGTCTATAGACGGTG GTTCCAATCCACAAAGGTCTCTTGCAACAGTACTTGTCCCTCTAGCTTTGGCTGCCATTGCTGCTGTGGTAATTGGGATTACCTTGTACAA GAAACACAAGGAATACAAACCTATTGACAATGCTTCAGATGGAAGTAGCAGTCAAGGAGTCGCTGTTTACTTCAGTCAGATCAAAGATGTTATCTTCAAAAGAAACAATGAACACGATCCTCTCCTAAAAAAGGCTGCAATAATATAA